Genomic DNA from Pseudomonas fluorescens:
GACACTTGTCGCCGAAGGTGCGCAAGTTGGTGGATTATTTGAAGGAAGGGTTGGCTGGGCGGCCGGAGTATCGGGGTTAGGCTCAGCCGTTTTCTGTCCGTGATTTATCCGCGCCTGGACTATCGCCTTCGCGGGCTTGCTCGCGAAGGACGCGGCACGGTATTGGAGTTGATCAAAAGTTGATCAGCGACGACCAGCCCAGCGCTGGCGCAACCACTCCAAATCTTCCGGCCGGGTGACCTTGATGTTATCGGCCCGCCCTTCGATCAGCCGTGGCGCCTGCCCCGCCCACTCCATGGCGGACGCTTCATCGGTAATCACCGCATCCGCCACCAGGCTGTCAGCCAGGGCCCGATGCAAGGCGCCGAGGCGGAACATCTGTGGCGTGTAGGCTTGCCAGATCACGCTGCGGTCAACGGTCTCCAACACGCGGCCGTGTTTGTCGACGCGCTTGAGGGTGTCGCGCGCTGGGACAGCCAGCAGGCCGCCGACCGGGTCGTTCGCCAACTCGCTGAGCAGTGTGTCCAGGTCGGCCCGGGCCAGGTTGGGCCGGGCTGCGTCGTGCACCAGCACCCAGTCGTGATCGTCGGCGCCCTGCTCGTGCAGGTGCAGCAAGGCATTGAGCACTGAATCCGAACGTTGCTCGCCACCGTCGACACGCTGGATGCGTGTGTCGTTGGCACAGGCCAGGGTCGGCCAGTAGGGATCATCGTGTGCAAGGCTGACCACCACGCCCTTGACGGTGGGATGGTCGAGGAAACA
This window encodes:
- the ispD gene encoding 2-C-methyl-D-erythritol 4-phosphate cytidylyltransferase encodes the protein MSIRLPAFWAVIPAAGVGARMAADRPKQYLQLGGRTILEHSLGCFLDHPTVKGVVVSLAHDDPYWPTLACANDTRIQRVDGGEQRSDSVLNALLHLHEQGADDHDWVLVHDAARPNLARADLDTLLSELANDPVGGLLAVPARDTLKRVDKHGRVLETVDRSVIWQAYTPQMFRLGALHRALADSLVADAVITDEASAMEWAGQAPRLIEGRADNIKVTRPEDLEWLRQRWAGRR